A genomic region of Bernardetia sp. ABR2-2B contains the following coding sequences:
- a CDS encoding SDR family oxidoreductase, which yields MYNLLKGKVGIISGALDENSIAWKIAETAHAEGAKFVLTNAPVALRMGTIQELAEKCNTIVIPADATSIEDWENLYEKATAHLGGKLDFALHSIGMSPNVRKKKDYGDLNHAWTLKAIDISALSFHKMLQVAEKMDILKDEASVVALTYIAAQRTFPDYSDMAHAKAVLESIARSYGYRLGKSKKVRINTVSQSPTATTAGTGVGGFDAFMNYAEKMSPLGNASAQECADFVISLFSDFTKKVTMQNLYHDGGFSAMGVSEEVMEMFGVEK from the coding sequence ATGTATAATTTACTCAAAGGAAAAGTAGGTATTATTTCAGGAGCTTTAGATGAAAACTCTATTGCTTGGAAAATTGCAGAGACAGCACATGCAGAAGGTGCAAAGTTTGTCTTGACAAATGCACCTGTTGCACTTAGAATGGGAACAATTCAAGAGTTAGCAGAAAAATGTAACACTATTGTTATTCCTGCTGATGCAACTTCAATAGAAGATTGGGAAAATCTTTATGAGAAAGCAACTGCACACTTGGGGGGCAAACTAGATTTTGCTTTGCATTCTATCGGAATGAGTCCAAATGTTCGTAAGAAAAAAGATTATGGTGATTTAAACCACGCTTGGACACTTAAAGCAATTGATATTTCTGCTCTTTCTTTCCACAAAATGCTTCAAGTAGCTGAAAAAATGGATATTTTGAAAGATGAGGCTTCTGTTGTTGCACTTACTTATATTGCTGCACAAAGAACTTTCCCTGATTATAGTGATATGGCTCATGCAAAAGCTGTTTTAGAATCTATTGCTCGTAGTTATGGCTACCGTTTGGGCAAATCCAAAAAAGTAAGAATAAACACAGTTTCACAATCTCCAACAGCAACAACAGCAGGAACAGGAGTAGGTGGTTTTGATGCTTTTATGAATTATGCTGAAAAAATGTCACCTCTAGGAAACGCTTCTGCTCAAGAATGTGCTGATTTTGTAATTTCTCTTTTCTCTGATTTTACTAAAAAAGTAACTATGCAAAACCTTTATCACGATGGAGGATTTTCTGCAATGGGAGTTTCAGAAGAGGTAATGGAAATGTTTGGAGTAGAAAAGTAA
- a CDS encoding FAD-dependent protein codes for MKKELSFVLPPEIAFEKEAFEKFIYQKLDISENTEDVTIRQTRRSLDARQRDLKVNVWAEVFVGEKASSAISYKREYPNVKNVPQAIIVGAGPAGMFAALRLVELGIKPILIERGKDVKKRVSDIAAISRRHIVNPDSNYCFGEGGAGTYSDGKLYTRAKKRGDWRRVLEIFVAHGAKEDILIDNHPHIGTNKLPRIVAEMRQSILDAGGEVLFETKVTDFIITKGKEEELKGVVLENGDKIEGIGVILATGHSARDIFELLDRKQILIEAKPFAIGVRVEHQQKLIDKIQYKRETRDKYLPAASYSLVQQVPFDNLEKGVFSFCMCPGGFIVPAATLEGEVVVNGMSPSKRNSKYANSGIVVAIDEREWNKKYAKKGALAGLYYQEEIEKNACQVAGNTQAAPAQRLIDFTQKQLSSSLLDTSYQPGLVSVEMGKVLPPEIVERLRIGFKAFDKKMKGFLTNEAQIVGVESRTSSPVRIPRERETNEHPILKRFFPCGEGAGYAGGIASAAMDGERCAEKLAELYGK; via the coding sequence ATGAAAAAAGAACTTTCCTTTGTCCTGCCTCCAGAAATTGCTTTTGAAAAAGAAGCCTTTGAAAAATTTATTTATCAAAAACTAGATATTTCTGAAAACACAGAAGACGTAACCATTAGGCAAACTCGTAGGTCTTTAGATGCTCGTCAGCGAGATTTGAAGGTCAATGTTTGGGCAGAAGTTTTTGTAGGAGAAAAAGCTAGTTCAGCTATTTCGTACAAAAGAGAGTATCCAAATGTCAAGAATGTGCCACAGGCAATTATCGTAGGTGCAGGACCAGCAGGGATGTTTGCTGCTTTAAGATTAGTAGAGTTAGGAATAAAACCAATTTTGATAGAGCGAGGAAAAGATGTCAAAAAGCGAGTTTCGGATATTGCAGCTATTAGTCGTCGTCATATTGTCAATCCAGATTCTAATTATTGTTTTGGAGAAGGAGGCGCAGGAACATATTCAGATGGAAAACTCTATACAAGAGCCAAAAAACGAGGAGATTGGCGAAGGGTCTTAGAGATTTTTGTAGCTCACGGAGCAAAAGAAGATATTTTGATAGATAACCATCCTCATATTGGAACAAATAAATTACCTAGAATTGTGGCAGAAATGCGTCAAAGTATTTTAGATGCAGGAGGAGAAGTTTTGTTCGAAACCAAAGTAACTGATTTCATTATTACAAAAGGAAAAGAAGAAGAACTCAAAGGTGTAGTTTTAGAAAACGGCGATAAAATAGAAGGAATAGGAGTTATTTTGGCAACAGGACACTCTGCGAGAGATATTTTTGAGCTTTTGGACAGAAAGCAAATCTTGATTGAAGCCAAACCTTTTGCAATTGGTGTTCGTGTAGAGCATCAACAAAAATTGATTGATAAAATTCAATACAAACGAGAAACGAGAGATAAATATTTACCTGCTGCATCATATTCTCTTGTTCAACAAGTGCCTTTTGATAATTTAGAGAAGGGAGTTTTTTCATTTTGTATGTGTCCGGGGGGATTTATTGTTCCTGCTGCAACATTGGAAGGCGAAGTGGTAGTAAATGGAATGTCGCCCTCAAAACGAAATTCAAAATATGCTAATTCTGGAATCGTAGTGGCGATAGATGAGCGAGAATGGAACAAAAAATATGCAAAAAAAGGAGCTTTAGCAGGATTGTATTATCAAGAAGAAATTGAAAAAAATGCTTGTCAAGTTGCAGGAAATACACAAGCTGCACCTGCACAAAGACTAATAGATTTTACACAGAAGCAACTATCTTCTTCGCTTTTGGATACGTCTTATCAACCAGGATTGGTTTCTGTAGAAATGGGAAAAGTTTTACCTCCCGAAATTGTGGAGCGTTTGAGAATTGGTTTTAAGGCTTTTGATAAAAAAATGAAAGGATTTTTGACCAACGAAGCGCAAATTGTGGGAGTAGAAAGTCGTACTTCTTCGCCTGTCCGTATTCCTAGAGAAAGAGAAACAAACGAGCATCCAATTTTGAAACGCTTTTTTCCTTGTGGAGAAGGTGCAGGGTATGCAGGTGGAATTGCTTCGGCTGCTATGGACGGAGAACGCTGTGCTGAGAAGTTGGCAGAATTGTATGGGAAGTAG
- a CDS encoding lysoplasmalogenase, producing the protein MKYFQSKHTWLLYILAFFTVLNLYANYKYDFVLELASKPFLIPILGIYLYVNTRKVTILHKKSLTNFVLIALSLAWLGDILLLFQSYNPLFFMLGLGSFLISHIVYILTFRKSLNGQELDEPKKLFIRAIPFIGTAVLMLTFLYKWLDTIMLIAVPLYILVIVTMAFMAMERAGKVLKKSTEYVFFGAFLFMLSDSLLAIDIFVKNFTIPYAPVFVMLTYVAAQALIVYGMMIQIKSNLN; encoded by the coding sequence ATGAAATACTTTCAATCAAAACATACTTGGCTACTATACATTTTAGCTTTTTTTACAGTCTTAAATTTATATGCTAACTACAAATATGATTTTGTATTAGAATTAGCTTCAAAACCATTTCTCATTCCCATTTTAGGAATCTATTTGTATGTAAATACTAGAAAAGTAACAATTCTACACAAAAAAAGTCTTACTAATTTTGTCTTAATTGCGCTTTCTTTGGCTTGGTTGGGCGATATTTTGTTGCTCTTTCAATCCTACAATCCATTATTTTTTATGTTGGGATTAGGCAGTTTTTTGATTTCTCATATTGTGTATATTCTTACTTTCAGAAAATCATTGAATGGTCAAGAATTGGATGAGCCTAAAAAATTATTTATTCGTGCGATTCCTTTTATCGGAACGGCTGTTTTGATGCTTACCTTTTTATATAAATGGCTTGATACTATAATGCTTATAGCTGTTCCTTTGTATATCTTAGTTATTGTAACGATGGCTTTTATGGCAATGGAACGTGCAGGAAAAGTTTTGAAGAAAAGTACAGAATATGTTTTTTTTGGTGCATTTTTATTTATGCTTTCAGATTCGTTACTTGCAATAGATATTTTTGTAAAAAACTTTACCATTCCTTATGCACCTGTCTTTGTGATGCTAACTTATGTGGCTGCACAGGCATTGATTGTATATGGAATGATGATTCAGATAAAATCTAATTTAAATTAA
- the rplA gene encoding 50S ribosomal protein L1 yields the protein MAKLTKKRKEALSKYDPQAEYMLDKASELIKEINLAKFDASVDIDVRLGVDPRKADQMVRGVVTLPHGTGKKVRVLALVTPDKEAEAKEAGADMVGLDDYIAKIEGGWTDMDVIITMPTVMAKVGRLGRVLGPRGLMPNPKAGTVTMDVAKAVTDVKAGKIDFRVDKTGIIHASIGKSSFTAEQIKDNASELLATLVRLKPATAKGSYMKSVHLSTTMSPSIKIDKSSIKGL from the coding sequence ATGGCAAAATTAACTAAAAAACGTAAGGAAGCCCTTTCAAAATACGATCCTCAAGCAGAGTATATGTTGGATAAGGCAAGTGAATTGATTAAAGAAATCAATCTTGCTAAATTTGATGCTTCTGTTGATATCGATGTGCGTTTGGGTGTAGATCCACGTAAAGCAGACCAAATGGTTCGTGGCGTGGTTACTCTTCCTCACGGAACAGGTAAAAAAGTACGTGTACTTGCTCTTGTTACTCCAGATAAAGAAGCCGAAGCCAAAGAAGCTGGTGCTGATATGGTAGGTTTAGACGATTATATCGCTAAAATTGAAGGTGGCTGGACAGATATGGACGTTATTATTACAATGCCAACTGTAATGGCGAAAGTCGGTCGTTTGGGTAGAGTATTAGGTCCTCGTGGTCTTATGCCAAATCCAAAAGCTGGTACTGTTACAATGGACGTAGCTAAAGCTGTTACGGACGTAAAGGCTGGTAAAATTGACTTCCGTGTTGATAAAACGGGTATTATTCATGCAAGTATTGGTAAATCTTCTTTTACAGCAGAGCAAATCAAAGACAACGCTAGTGAATTACTTGCTACGCTTGTTCGTTTGAAACCTGCAACTGCAAAAGGCTCTTACATGAAAAGTGTCCACCTTTCGACAACAATGAGTCCATCTATTAAGATTGACAAATCGTCTATCAAAGGTCTATAA
- the rplJ gene encoding 50S ribosomal protein L10 has product MNRDQKTQVVKDLVEKFSNSANFYVTDSSGMSVAQTNALRRACFEKGIEYRVAKNTLIRKALEQIDGDFEPLVEKGALKGFSAIMFSPETAKLPAQIIKDFRKKNKLEKPVFKAASVETALFFGEERLNMLSEIKSKDEVLGEVVMLLQSPARTVTAAILSGGGRIAAMVKGIAEKGE; this is encoded by the coding sequence ATGAATCGTGATCAAAAAACACAAGTAGTTAAGGATTTGGTGGAGAAGTTTTCTAATTCAGCGAATTTTTATGTAACTGATTCTTCTGGAATGAGTGTTGCTCAAACAAATGCACTTCGTCGTGCTTGTTTTGAGAAAGGCATAGAATACCGTGTAGCTAAAAATACACTTATTCGTAAGGCATTAGAGCAAATTGATGGGGACTTCGAACCATTGGTAGAAAAAGGAGCTTTGAAAGGCTTTTCTGCTATCATGTTCTCTCCAGAAACTGCAAAACTTCCAGCACAAATCATTAAAGATTTTCGTAAAAAGAACAAACTAGAAAAACCAGTATTTAAAGCTGCTTCAGTAGAAACAGCATTATTCTTTGGAGAAGAAAGACTCAACATGTTGAGTGAAATCAAATCTAAAGATGAAGTATTAGGTGAAGTTGTTATGCTTCTTCAATCTCCTGCTCGTACAGTTACTGCAGCTATCCTTAGTGGTGGTGGTCGTATTGCAGCGATGGTTAAAGGAATTGCCGAAAAAGGCGAATAA
- a CDS encoding PepSY-like domain-containing protein — protein MLKFIASISFVLVFAFGSQAFAFSQSIPANVKPTFEQKFTGAKVISCHEINGEHNIIFQQENEVKSARFDANGKWIDTIISLNPGTAPTKIIEYLAANHEGKSGHVRRIENESGTTFLVFISETKALRFDNDGNMTKEEDVSSIDESALSTIK, from the coding sequence ATGTTAAAATTTATCGCTTCAATCTCATTTGTTCTTGTTTTTGCTTTTGGAAGTCAAGCATTTGCTTTTTCTCAAAGCATTCCTGCTAATGTAAAGCCTACTTTCGAACAAAAATTTACAGGAGCTAAAGTAATTAGTTGCCACGAAATCAATGGAGAGCATAATATTATTTTTCAACAAGAAAATGAAGTAAAATCAGCTCGTTTTGATGCTAATGGAAAATGGATTGATACTATTATTTCACTTAATCCTGGTACTGCACCCACTAAAATTATAGAGTATTTGGCTGCTAATCATGAAGGAAAAAGTGGACATGTAAGACGAATTGAGAATGAATCAGGGACTACTTTTTTAGTTTTTATTAGTGAAACGAAAGCTCTCCGTTTTGATAATGACGGAAACATGACAAAAGAAGAAGATGTTAGTTCTATTGATGAGTCTGCACTTAGTACAATCAAATAA
- a CDS encoding M48 family metallopeptidase — MFILSTYLTLITNDSYSQNDSTTINFEEYQPLESKGTVPEDFLLSVSDRYVAKNATIAKGTDKKTAKSIDNFNLQSSFSLKQLLWSGNVIFGDDISQYLNEIATELLKDNEELQGKVRFYVVKSPVPNAFANPDGAIFINLGLVARAENEAQLAYILAHEITHYVKQHSINQFLFREAVNSKKNKKAFRFDNKSDELYAKRLAQSNYSKEHEIEADTYGWEIFKETEYDLLAAAKTFDMLQNTRRPFDTLVFESKFLNNSYIQLPDSTYYIDTVHIVEREELDSAEIEELLALSTHPSAAERQDLAMKRMNESSVTNAGKEYIISKEKFELVQKTARFELCQLYLSDAKYIDALYHTLLLQEQYGDSKYVQMSLTKALYGIAKYDNEKARIYLDQLYSRMDWNGRNWYFALEELDDYQLTVLALAHCFEMLDKYPSEAYLKNAIPSLLMDIKLYYSNFSEGKTIGKKKNQINYSEDLMYPAWQKIQAHKEFEELRKQGDRLYLAHKKAENRREDGMSAAEMKKMSDNFTQGYALGINKIVMVNPFYIRVDARKDQPLDIFTSDSMQTVFHQELKQNSKDVKLGLVSLNPVAFGKNDAEKFNDLAVINSWYKEMGESNVNMIASNYDELQALSKKYGTPYFTRMAVIDKKVKFRTAPVFASIFFWPIIPYVVYRQATRHESIFITLMHDVNTGEVKMIQGNTSKKSIKKKKLSEITRSHLFQIKRKRR; from the coding sequence GTGTTTATTTTATCTACTTATCTTACACTAATTACCAATGATTCTTATTCTCAAAATGATTCTACTACTATCAATTTTGAAGAATATCAACCTTTAGAGTCAAAAGGAACTGTTCCTGAAGACTTTCTCCTTTCTGTAAGTGATCGTTATGTTGCCAAAAATGCAACTATTGCAAAAGGAACAGATAAAAAGACAGCTAAAAGTATTGATAACTTCAACCTTCAAAGTAGCTTTTCTCTCAAACAATTATTATGGAGTGGAAATGTTATTTTCGGAGATGATATAAGTCAGTACCTTAATGAAATAGCCACAGAATTATTAAAAGATAATGAAGAGTTACAAGGAAAAGTGCGTTTTTATGTCGTAAAATCTCCTGTTCCAAATGCGTTTGCAAATCCTGATGGAGCTATTTTTATTAATTTGGGTTTAGTTGCTCGTGCTGAAAATGAGGCTCAATTAGCTTATATTTTAGCTCATGAAATTACACATTATGTAAAGCAACATAGTATTAATCAATTTCTTTTTAGAGAAGCAGTTAATAGTAAAAAGAATAAAAAAGCATTCCGTTTTGATAACAAATCAGATGAACTGTACGCCAAACGATTAGCACAAAGTAATTATTCTAAAGAACACGAAATAGAAGCTGATACGTATGGATGGGAAATTTTTAAAGAAACAGAATATGACCTTTTAGCTGCAGCCAAAACTTTTGATATGCTTCAAAATACTCGTCGTCCTTTTGATACACTTGTTTTTGAAAGTAAATTTTTAAATAATTCTTATATTCAACTCCCTGATAGTACTTATTACATAGATACCGTTCATATTGTAGAGCGTGAAGAGCTTGATTCGGCAGAAATAGAAGAGCTTTTGGCTCTAAGTACACATCCAAGCGCAGCCGAAAGACAAGATTTAGCCATGAAGAGAATGAATGAAAGTAGTGTTACAAATGCAGGAAAGGAATATATAATTTCTAAAGAAAAATTTGAACTGGTACAGAAAACAGCTCGTTTTGAACTCTGTCAATTATATCTTTCTGATGCAAAATATATTGATGCACTTTATCATACTTTATTATTACAAGAACAGTATGGAGATAGTAAATATGTCCAAATGTCGCTCACTAAAGCTTTGTATGGTATTGCTAAATATGATAATGAGAAAGCTCGTATTTATTTAGACCAGCTTTACAGCCGTATGGATTGGAATGGTAGAAACTGGTACTTTGCTTTGGAAGAGCTAGATGATTATCAACTTACTGTTTTGGCTCTAGCACACTGTTTCGAAATGCTTGATAAATATCCTAGTGAGGCTTATCTCAAAAATGCCATTCCTAGTCTTTTAATGGATATAAAATTATATTATAGTAATTTTAGTGAAGGAAAGACGATTGGGAAAAAGAAAAATCAAATTAATTATTCAGAAGATTTGATGTATCCTGCTTGGCAAAAAATACAAGCTCATAAAGAGTTTGAAGAGCTTCGTAAGCAAGGAGACCGACTTTATTTAGCTCACAAAAAGGCAGAAAATAGGAGAGAAGACGGCATGTCTGCTGCTGAAATGAAAAAAATGAGTGATAATTTCACACAAGGATATGCACTTGGAATAAATAAAATTGTGATGGTAAATCCTTTTTATATTCGTGTAGATGCTCGGAAAGACCAACCTTTAGATATATTTACAAGTGACAGTATGCAAACTGTTTTTCACCAAGAGCTAAAGCAAAATAGCAAAGATGTTAAGTTAGGACTGGTTTCCTTAAATCCTGTCGCTTTTGGAAAAAATGATGCTGAAAAATTTAATGACTTAGCTGTTATTAATTCTTGGTACAAGGAAATGGGAGAGTCAAATGTAAATATGATTGCTAGTAATTATGATGAATTACAAGCTCTTTCAAAAAAGTATGGAACACCTTATTTTACTAGAATGGCTGTGATAGATAAAAAAGTAAAATTTAGGACTGCTCCAGTATTTGCTTCTATATTTTTCTGGCCTATTATTCCTTATGTAGTATATCGTCAAGCAACTAGACACGAATCTATTTTTATTACGCTGATGCATGATGTAAATACAGGAGAGGTAAAGATGATACAAGGAAATACATCAAAGAAATCTATTAAAAAGAAAAAACTCTCCGAAATTACTCGTTCTCATCTTTTCCAAATCAAACGTAAGAGGAGATAA
- the secE gene encoding preprotein translocase subunit SecE: MKKVIEFLQESRDEMTEHVTWSSFKSLQQTSVVVLVASLIFALIVFAMDQAFQFGLGEIYKSF, encoded by the coding sequence ATGAAAAAAGTAATCGAATTTTTGCAAGAATCTCGTGATGAGATGACCGAACACGTAACTTGGTCTTCATTCAAAAGTCTTCAACAGACTTCTGTAGTTGTCCTTGTTGCATCGCTTATCTTTGCACTTATCGTCTTTGCAATGGATCAAGCCTTCCAATTTGGTCTAGGTGAGATTTATAAATCATTCTAG
- the rplL gene encoding 50S ribosomal protein L7/L12, giving the protein MADLKAIAEQLVGLTVKEANELADILKEDYNIEPAGGGAVMMAPGAATAEEAEEQTEFDVVLKAAGGSKLAVVKLVRELTGLGLKEAKELVDTAPKAIKEGASKAEADDMANRLKEAGAEVEVK; this is encoded by the coding sequence ATGGCAGATTTGAAAGCAATCGCAGAACAACTTGTTGGTCTTACAGTAAAAGAAGCTAACGAGCTTGCAGACATTTTAAAAGAAGATTATAACATCGAACCTGCTGGTGGTGGTGCTGTAATGATGGCTCCTGGAGCTGCTACTGCTGAAGAAGCAGAAGAGCAAACAGAATTCGACGTAGTATTGAAAGCTGCTGGTGGCTCTAAATTAGCAGTTGTAAAATTAGTTCGTGAACTTACAGGTCTTGGCTTGAAAGAAGCGAAAGAATTAGTTGATACTGCTCCTAAAGCAATCAAAGAAGGCGCATCTAAAGCAGAAGCTGATGATATGGCTAACAGACTTAAAGAAGCTGGTGCTGAAGTAGAAGTTAAGTAA
- a CDS encoding nucleoside-diphosphate kinase — MATNRTFTMIKPDAFGANNTGNILAMIEEAGFRLVAAKITRLSEERAGQFYEVHKERPFYGDLCKYMSSGNIVAAILEKDNAVADFRKLIGATNPKDAEAGTVRAKYGESIEANAVHGSDSDENAQIEGNFFFSRLEQF; from the coding sequence ATGGCAACTAACCGTACTTTCACAATGATTAAGCCTGACGCTTTTGGCGCAAATAATACAGGCAATATTTTGGCAATGATAGAAGAAGCAGGTTTCCGTTTGGTAGCTGCAAAAATTACTCGTCTTTCTGAAGAGCGTGCAGGACAATTTTACGAAGTGCATAAAGAGCGTCCTTTTTATGGCGACCTTTGCAAATATATGTCTTCTGGAAATATCGTTGCAGCTATCTTAGAAAAAGATAATGCCGTAGCAGATTTCCGTAAGCTTATTGGTGCAACTAACCCTAAAGATGCTGAAGCTGGAACTGTTCGTGCAAAATATGGCGAATCTATCGAAGCAAATGCTGTTCACGGTTCTGATTCTGATGAGAATGCACAAATTGAAGGAAATTTCTTTTTCTCTCGTTTAGAGCAATTCTAA
- the rplK gene encoding 50S ribosomal protein L11 produces the protein MAKEISAKLKVIVKGGQANPAPPVGPALGAKGVNIMEFCKRFNALTQDRMGQTLPVEITVFGDRSFDFIIKTPPAAALLIEASKVKKGSGVPNREKVGKVTWDQIQTIAETKMPDLNAFTVHSAMKMVAGTARSMGLNVTGKAPWETAE, from the coding sequence ATGGCAAAGGAAATAAGTGCTAAACTTAAAGTCATAGTAAAAGGTGGTCAAGCTAATCCTGCTCCTCCAGTAGGTCCTGCTCTTGGTGCAAAAGGTGTCAATATTATGGAATTTTGTAAGCGTTTTAATGCTCTTACTCAAGACCGTATGGGACAAACTTTGCCAGTAGAGATTACAGTTTTTGGCGATCGTTCTTTTGACTTTATCATCAAAACTCCTCCTGCTGCGGCACTCTTAATTGAGGCTTCAAAAGTGAAAAAAGGATCAGGCGTTCCAAATCGTGAAAAAGTAGGTAAAGTAACTTGGGATCAAATCCAAACTATTGCCGAAACGAAAATGCCAGACTTAAATGCCTTTACTGTACACTCTGCTATGAAAATGGTAGCAGGTACGGCTAGAAGTATGGGTCTGAACGTTACTGGAAAAGCTCCTTGGGAAACTGCTGAATAA
- the nusG gene encoding transcription termination/antitermination protein NusG, which produces MGELKWYILRVVSGKERSVKEYLEKDIVINNLQEYFGQIINPTEKVFQIRKAKDGKTKKVAVERNYLPGYVLVNVDLDSPNSGELIHQLINLPSVIGFLRVDGQPLTDKPLPMRDSEVARILGKVEAADQDEVKDDTQFMVGESIKVMEGPFAGFSGTIEEHQEEKKKLSVIVKIFGRSTPVELNYSQVQKEE; this is translated from the coding sequence ATGGGCGAACTCAAATGGTATATTTTGCGTGTTGTTTCTGGAAAAGAACGCAGCGTGAAAGAGTATCTTGAAAAAGATATAGTTATCAATAATCTACAAGAATATTTTGGTCAAATTATCAACCCTACCGAAAAAGTATTCCAAATTCGTAAAGCGAAAGATGGAAAAACAAAAAAAGTAGCTGTTGAGCGTAATTATTTACCTGGCTATGTACTTGTAAATGTAGATTTAGACTCGCCAAATAGTGGAGAACTTATTCATCAACTTATCAATCTACCAAGTGTTATTGGATTTTTAAGAGTAGATGGACAGCCTCTGACAGACAAACCTCTTCCAATGAGAGATTCTGAAGTGGCTCGTATTTTAGGAAAAGTAGAAGCTGCTGACCAAGATGAAGTAAAAGATGACACACAATTTATGGTAGGAGAATCTATCAAAGTAATGGAAGGTCCTTTTGCTGGGTTTAGTGGAACTATTGAAGAGCATCAAGAAGAAAAGAAAAAATTGAGTGTAATTGTTAAGATTTTTGGTAGAAGTACGCCAGTAGAATTAAATTATTCTCAAGTGCAAAAAGAAGAATAA